From the genome of Psychrobacter sp. M13:
ACTGAACCTGCCTATAAAGCTGATCTCAATGATTGGATGCAGATGGCCGATACCAATATCAAAGGGCTAATAGCACTCACTCATGCTGTCCTGCCTGCGATGGTTGAGCGTAATAGCGGTTATATTATCAATGTGGGCTCTATTGCTGGCAGTTGGCCGTATTATGGTGGCAATGTCTATGGTGCAACCAAAGCCTTCGTCAAGCAATTTAGCTTAAACTTACGTGCCGATCTATTAGGTACACAAGTGCGCGTGACCAACCTTGAACCAGGTGCCGTGGCAGGTACTGAATTCTCAAACGTGCGCTATCATGGTGATGATAGTAAGGCAGATAAGGTATACGAAGGCTTTAAAAACATGACGGGTGATGATGTTGGCGATATCTTGTTATGGCTTATCGAGACTCCTGCACACATCAATGTCAATCGCTTAGAGGTCATGCCAGTAGCACAAACTTACAATGGCCTGACGATTGCTAAAGACTAACTGTTTTTAAAAGGTTTAGGCAGTCCCTAAACAACACATCAAACTTAACGCAATTCATAGCTACGTAGCAGTATAGGGCGATCCGTACTGCTACTTTCACTGCTTTTTTCAAAGCATTTATCAATACTCTGCTCATCGACTAAACGCAAATCATCGAACCCCAACAGTAATACTTCATTGCGGGTACGCTCGCTGGTGCGCTTATTATGACGTATCGGAAATCCTAATACTTGCTTACTGGTCACTCGTATTTGATTGACTACTGTCTGTGCAGACATTAGTTTTTTTGCGCCAACTATTACCGTCGCGGGATTGAGCGTCGTAGTAAGTAACTTTTCTTGTCGAGCCTTTTTTGGCATATCACCTGCTACAAACAGTACTTGGCTGGGCGGTAAATACTGCGCATGGCGCATCAGCTCACGACGAAACAGTACGGGTATATCCAGATTAAAGCTGTCTTCACTTTGATGATAAATCGCGGCAAAACTGCGCTGAATATAGCGGCCAAACACTGAGGTATTGATCCATTCTTGATAAGCCTCATTATTTTGCAACTGCTTAGTAAAGGCTAGCGGCTCTATAGTTGTGCGCTGAGTCAATAACGCCATCAGTAACGCTTGCGGACTCTCGAAACTCTGCTGTTCCCAAACTTGCGGATAAAGGCTGTTATCAAGATCAGGTAGCGTCTTTATACTCATCAAGCAATATCCTTTTATCAGATGATAACGAACAAAGCATTTTACGATTCTATTTTATGCTAAGGTCATTTACTATTTCTATGGTTATGACATCAACACTTTTACTATAACAAGCTCTTGATAATAAGATAAGGATATTTTATGACGAATAATACACCTGTTTTAACGCCGCTAACTTTAACATTGGAATGGTTTTTGAATCCTGATCACCTGCCTTTTATCGCAGGCATTCATACGGGCGCTTATAAAAAGTCAGGTTTGGATATTGAGATGATAGAGCCGACGGAACATTACGATGGCTTTAGCGAGTTGCAGGCAGGTCATATTGATTTGCATGTTAACGAGCCTATTCATCTGTTTGAGCATCA
Proteins encoded in this window:
- a CDS encoding SDR family NAD(P)-dependent oxidoreductase; translation: MNVLITGASAGFGEALARRLVAKGHKVIGAARRLEKLETIANELGELFLPVKMDVSDTASLPQIIADLPTEFSQIDVLVNNAGLALGTEPAYKADLNDWMQMADTNIKGLIALTHAVLPAMVERNSGYIINVGSIAGSWPYYGGNVYGATKAFVKQFSLNLRADLLGTQVRVTNLEPGAVAGTEFSNVRYHGDDSKADKVYEGFKNMTGDDVGDILLWLIETPAHINVNRLEVMPVAQTYNGLTIAKD